A genomic region of Caenorhabditis elegans chromosome V contains the following coding sequences:
- the gcy-22 gene encoding Receptor-type guanylate cyclase gcy-22 (Confirmed by transcript evidence): MSFISKCFICLLFSTYFLPPVNSAVLQVGFLAANDNTTELAPFIGWGQVAGALGVAWSRIVEYGLLPGYETMNLTWVLTNCREADAVGSVINYAEGHAHVVLGPPCVRPAQVAGSVAKYLDFPLILWGPPFDSSLLNQFEYPTIASTTSSTLYQATSLIRLLEYYKWTEIALIYYVARSDLIPRCTPLISDFEGLVNNNDNLTITYRRQMSVITNTSYATALRNLKELARVVIVCLESDEARRNLMISISENGMDGDEYVYIMAESRRAGFASSFWNGTDGKNDLALRAARKFLVMDNQKYNDTTTFVQEVRAAFSRPPFSCPNCTNIDPTVSQVGPLGDALLLYAYALNRSIATGNPNPTGTEFCEVAKGMEFLGFTGKVIINQNSTRTPLFVVYNLDSTDKEMIVMQITEDLDDSKDPITLVATPAQIWDTWGGTVPLSTPICGFTGTDCPKSFTDQYLAIILGCTAAALVLIIAVISTIVFLVRSKRQEEERLNQLWQVHFSSLVKPPQKNTMHSSRSLQSTVTTSTKVTINSKKDTERHSFYFLNNDSVVARKHNFRATFTKNDRAMFRKMRNVDNDNLCKFIGLSLDSPTLISIWRYCSRGSLQDVIAKGSLQMDWFFKYSLMRDVADAIYYLHHSPIGPHGWLSSSTCLVDERWQVKVSFFGLSAIKQYEVKEQRDFLHTAPEHIRDTNLPITKEMDIYSFAIICSELITKKSAWDLENETFDIEELVYKIKKGGRSPPRPSLETEDEHNGSMSLLVRDCWNENPDQRPTSEQIKTLMKSMNHNRSSNLMDHVFNVLEQYASNLEDEVQARMKELTEEKKRSDVLLYRMLPKQVAEKLKLGQSVEPETFDCVTIFFSDVVSFTTLASRCTPLQVVNLLNDLYTTFDAIIEQHDVYKVETIGDGYLCVSGLPHRNGNEHAKEISSMSFSLLKAIKTFRVPHLPKERINIRVGLHTGPVVTGVVGMTMPRYCLFGDSVNTASRMESNGKPGRVHISTECMKFLTEVIGGYQTEPRGEVIVKGKGAVQTHWLLTDDEIEAKENGESI, encoded by the exons ATGAGTTtcatatcaaaatgttttatttgccTGTTATTCTCAACATATTTTCTACCTCCTGTGAACTCAGCTGTCCTTCAAGTTGGATTTCTAGCCGCAAACGATAATACGACGGAATTGGCTCCATTTATTGGATGGGGACAGGTCGCTGGAGCGCTCGGAGTTGCATGGAGCAGAATTGTTGAATATGGACTTTTACCAGGATATGAAACTATGAA cctaACATGGGTGTTAACTAACTGTCGAGAAGCGGATGCAGTTGGGTCAGTCATCAATTATGCGGAGGGTCATGCTCATGTAGTGCTAGGACCCCCATGTGTTAGAC ctgCGCAAGTTGCCGGGTCTGTAGCGAAATATCTGGACTTTCCTTTGATATTGTGGGGCCCACCGTTTGATTCAAGTCTTTTAAATCAGTTCGAGTATCCAACAATTGCATCAACCACATCGAGCACTTTGta CCAAGCGACGTCTTTGATACGACTGCTCGAGTACTATAAATGGACGGAAATTGCGTTGATCTACTACGTGGCAAGATCAGATCTTATTCCTCGCTGTACGCCGTTGATATCTGATTTCGAGGGACTGGTCAATAATAACGATAACCTAACAATCACATACAGAAGGCAAATGAGCGTGATTACCAACACAAGCTATGCAACTGCtctcagaaatttaaaagaattggCAAGAG ttgttATTGTCTGTTTGGAGTCTGATGAAGCCCGACGTAACCTTAtgatttcaatttctgaaaatggaatggACGGGGATGAGTATGTGTATATTATGGCAGAATCTAGACGAGCAGGATTTG CTTCGTCGTTTTGGAACGGAACCGATGGAAAAAACGATTTAGCACTTCGAGCCGCCCGAAAGTTCCTCGTGATGGATAACCAAAAATACAATGATACTACAACATTTGTGCAAGAAGTTCGAGCCGCCTTTTCTAGACCGCCATTTAGTTGTCCCAATTGTACAAATATAG atccAACGGTGTCACAAGTTGGACCATTAGGTGATGCTCTACTTCTCTATGCCTATGCATTGAATCGTTCCATAGCAACTGGAAACCCTAATCCAACGGGGACCGAATTTTGTGAAGTTGCGAAAGGAATGGAATTTTTAG GTTTCACTGGAAAGGTCATAATTAATCAGAATAGCACTCGTACCCCACTATTTGTTGTCTATAATTTGGACTCAACTGATAAGGAGATGATTGTGATGCAGATAACAGAAGATCTAGATGATTCGAAGGATCCG ATAACGTTGGTTGCTACACCTGCTCAAATTTGGGACACATGGGGTGGAACCGTGCCTCTTAGTACTCCAATCTGTGGTTTCACTGGAACAGATTGTCCAAAATCTTTCACTGACCAATATTTGGCAATTATTTTGGGATGTACTGCAGCTGCATTGGTTTTGATAATTGCTGTAATTTCTacaattgtatttttagtAAG atcaaaacgGCAAGAGGAGGAAAGACTGAATCAATTGTGGCAGGTTCACTTCTCCAGTTTAGTCAAACCCCCTCAAAAAAACACAATGCACAGCTCCCGAAGTCTTCAATCTACAGTGACCACAAGCACAAAAGTGACAATCAATTCAAAGAAAGACACAGAACGACAcagtttctattttttgaataatgatTCCGTTGTGGcaagaaaacataatttccGTGCAACTTTTACCAAAAATGACAGAGCTATGTTCAGAAAA ATGCGAAATGTGGACAATGACAACTTGTGTAAATTCATCGGGTTATCTCTTGACTCACCAACTTTGATTTCCATTTGGAGATATTGTTCAAGAGGATCACTTCAAGATGTTATAGCTAAGGGCTCACTTCAAATGGattggtttttcaaatattctctAATGCGTGACGTCGCAGATGCTATCTATTACCTTCATCACTCTCCAATTGGACCCCATGGCTGGTTGAGCTCTTCTACATGTTTAGTTGATGAAAGATGGCAG GTAAAAGTCAGTTTCTTTGGATTGTCCGCAATCAAACAGTATGAAGTGAAAGAACAAAGAGATTTTCTACATACGGCACCAGAGCACATTAGAGATACGAATTTACCTATCACAAAAGAAATGGATATCTACTCATTCGCGATAATTTGTTCTGAACTGATAACTAAGAAAAGCGCTTGGGATCTTGAGAACGAAACATTCGATATTGAGGAGTTggtttataaaattaaaaaaggagGCAGAAGCCCTCCAAGACCATCCTTGGAAACTGAAGATGAACACAATGGAAGCATGTCGTTACTGGTTAGAGATTGCTGGAACGAAAATCCTGATCAACGGCCAACAAGTGAACAAATCAAGACTTTAATGAAGAGTATGAATCATAACCGTTCGTCTAATTTGATGGATCACGTTTTCAATGTACTGGAACAATATGCATCTAATTTGGAGGATGAG GTTCAAGCCCGGATGAAAGAATTGACTGAAGAGAAAAAGCGAAGTGACGTTTTACTATACAGAATGTTGCCTAA ACAagtggctgaaaaattgaaacttggGCAATCAGTAGAACCTGAAACATTTGACTGTGTCACCATCTTCTTTTCCGATGTCGTATCATTTACGACATTAGCCTCAAGATGCACTCCACTTCAAGTAGTTAATCTTTTGAATGACTTGTACACAACTTTCGATGCAATCATTGAACAACATGACGTTTACAAG GTAGAAACAATTGGTGATGGATATTTATGTGTCTCCGGTTTACCACATCGTAACGGAAATGAACACGCAAAAGAAATTTCATCAATGTCCTTCTCCCTTTTGAAAGCCATAAAAACATTCCGTGTACCCCATTTGCCAAAGGAACGAATAAACATTCGTGTTGGATTACATACAGGACCAGTCGTAACAGGAGTTGTTGGAATGACTATGCCTAGATACTGTTTGTTTGGGGATTCCGTTAATACTGCAAGTAGGATGGAAAGTAATGGAAAAC CTGGTCGAGTGCATATAAGTACAGAATGCATGAAGTTCCTAACAGAAGTTATAGGTGGTTATCAAACAGAGCCAAGAGGAGAAGTGATTGTCAAA ggaaaaggTGCAGTTCAAACGCATTGGTTATTGACAGATGATGAAATAGAGGCGAAGGAGAATGGAGAATCTATCTAA
- the gcy-22 gene encoding Receptor-type guanylate cyclase gcy-22 (Confirmed by transcript evidence), translating into MSFISKCFICLLFSTYFLPPVNSAVLQVGFLAANDNTTELAPFIGWGQVAGALGVAWSRIVEYGLLPGYETMNLTWVLTNCREADAVGSVINYAEGHAHVVLGPPCVRPAQVAGSVAKYLDFPLILWGPPFDSSLLNQFEYPTIASTTSSTLYQATSLIRLLEYYKWTEIALIYYVARSDLIPRCTPLISDFEGLVNNNDNLTITYRRQMSVITNTSYATALRNLKELARVVIVCLESDEARRNLMISISENGMDGDEYVYIMAESRRAGFASSFWNGTDGKNDLALRAARKFLVMDNQKYNDTTTFVQEVRAAFSRPPFSCPNCTNIDPTVSQVGPLGDALLLYAYALNRSIATGNPNPTGTEFCEVAKGMEFLGFTGKVIINQNSTRTPLFVVYNLDSTDKEMIVMQITEDLDDSKDPVASSITLVATPAQIWDTWGGTVPLSTPICGFTGTDCPKSFTDQYLAIILGCTAAALVLIIAVISTIVFLVRSKRQEEERLNQLWQVHFSSLVKPPQKNTMHSSRSLQSTVTTSTKVTINSKKDTERHSFYFLNNDSVVARKHNFRATFTKNDRAMFRKMRNVDNDNLCKFIGLSLDSPTLISIWRYCSRGSLQDVIAKGSLQMDWFFKYSLMRDVADAIYYLHHSPIGPHGWLSSSTCLVDERWQVKVSFFGLSAIKQYEVKEQRDFLHTAPEHIRDTNLPITKEMDIYSFAIICSELITKKSAWDLENETFDIEELVYKIKKGGRSPPRPSLETEDEHNGSMSLLVRDCWNENPDQRPTSEQIKTLMKSMNHNRSSNLMDHVFNVLEQYASNLEDEVQARMKELTEEKKRSDVLLYRMLPKQVAEKLKLGQSVEPETFDCVTIFFSDVVSFTTLASRCTPLQVVNLLNDLYTTFDAIIEQHDVYKVETIGDGYLCVSGLPHRNGNEHAKEISSMSFSLLKAIKTFRVPHLPKERINIRVGLHTGPVVTGVVGMTMPRYCLFGDSVNTASRMESNGKPGRVHISTECMKFLTEVIGGYQTEPRGEVIVKGKGAVQTHWLLTDDEIEAKENGESI; encoded by the exons ATGAGTTtcatatcaaaatgttttatttgccTGTTATTCTCAACATATTTTCTACCTCCTGTGAACTCAGCTGTCCTTCAAGTTGGATTTCTAGCCGCAAACGATAATACGACGGAATTGGCTCCATTTATTGGATGGGGACAGGTCGCTGGAGCGCTCGGAGTTGCATGGAGCAGAATTGTTGAATATGGACTTTTACCAGGATATGAAACTATGAA cctaACATGGGTGTTAACTAACTGTCGAGAAGCGGATGCAGTTGGGTCAGTCATCAATTATGCGGAGGGTCATGCTCATGTAGTGCTAGGACCCCCATGTGTTAGAC ctgCGCAAGTTGCCGGGTCTGTAGCGAAATATCTGGACTTTCCTTTGATATTGTGGGGCCCACCGTTTGATTCAAGTCTTTTAAATCAGTTCGAGTATCCAACAATTGCATCAACCACATCGAGCACTTTGta CCAAGCGACGTCTTTGATACGACTGCTCGAGTACTATAAATGGACGGAAATTGCGTTGATCTACTACGTGGCAAGATCAGATCTTATTCCTCGCTGTACGCCGTTGATATCTGATTTCGAGGGACTGGTCAATAATAACGATAACCTAACAATCACATACAGAAGGCAAATGAGCGTGATTACCAACACAAGCTATGCAACTGCtctcagaaatttaaaagaattggCAAGAG ttgttATTGTCTGTTTGGAGTCTGATGAAGCCCGACGTAACCTTAtgatttcaatttctgaaaatggaatggACGGGGATGAGTATGTGTATATTATGGCAGAATCTAGACGAGCAGGATTTG CTTCGTCGTTTTGGAACGGAACCGATGGAAAAAACGATTTAGCACTTCGAGCCGCCCGAAAGTTCCTCGTGATGGATAACCAAAAATACAATGATACTACAACATTTGTGCAAGAAGTTCGAGCCGCCTTTTCTAGACCGCCATTTAGTTGTCCCAATTGTACAAATATAG atccAACGGTGTCACAAGTTGGACCATTAGGTGATGCTCTACTTCTCTATGCCTATGCATTGAATCGTTCCATAGCAACTGGAAACCCTAATCCAACGGGGACCGAATTTTGTGAAGTTGCGAAAGGAATGGAATTTTTAG GTTTCACTGGAAAGGTCATAATTAATCAGAATAGCACTCGTACCCCACTATTTGTTGTCTATAATTTGGACTCAACTGATAAGGAGATGATTGTGATGCAGATAACAGAAGATCTAGATGATTCGAAGGATCCGGTAGCCTCAAGC ATAACGTTGGTTGCTACACCTGCTCAAATTTGGGACACATGGGGTGGAACCGTGCCTCTTAGTACTCCAATCTGTGGTTTCACTGGAACAGATTGTCCAAAATCTTTCACTGACCAATATTTGGCAATTATTTTGGGATGTACTGCAGCTGCATTGGTTTTGATAATTGCTGTAATTTCTacaattgtatttttagtAAG atcaaaacgGCAAGAGGAGGAAAGACTGAATCAATTGTGGCAGGTTCACTTCTCCAGTTTAGTCAAACCCCCTCAAAAAAACACAATGCACAGCTCCCGAAGTCTTCAATCTACAGTGACCACAAGCACAAAAGTGACAATCAATTCAAAGAAAGACACAGAACGACAcagtttctattttttgaataatgatTCCGTTGTGGcaagaaaacataatttccGTGCAACTTTTACCAAAAATGACAGAGCTATGTTCAGAAAA ATGCGAAATGTGGACAATGACAACTTGTGTAAATTCATCGGGTTATCTCTTGACTCACCAACTTTGATTTCCATTTGGAGATATTGTTCAAGAGGATCACTTCAAGATGTTATAGCTAAGGGCTCACTTCAAATGGattggtttttcaaatattctctAATGCGTGACGTCGCAGATGCTATCTATTACCTTCATCACTCTCCAATTGGACCCCATGGCTGGTTGAGCTCTTCTACATGTTTAGTTGATGAAAGATGGCAG GTAAAAGTCAGTTTCTTTGGATTGTCCGCAATCAAACAGTATGAAGTGAAAGAACAAAGAGATTTTCTACATACGGCACCAGAGCACATTAGAGATACGAATTTACCTATCACAAAAGAAATGGATATCTACTCATTCGCGATAATTTGTTCTGAACTGATAACTAAGAAAAGCGCTTGGGATCTTGAGAACGAAACATTCGATATTGAGGAGTTggtttataaaattaaaaaaggagGCAGAAGCCCTCCAAGACCATCCTTGGAAACTGAAGATGAACACAATGGAAGCATGTCGTTACTGGTTAGAGATTGCTGGAACGAAAATCCTGATCAACGGCCAACAAGTGAACAAATCAAGACTTTAATGAAGAGTATGAATCATAACCGTTCGTCTAATTTGATGGATCACGTTTTCAATGTACTGGAACAATATGCATCTAATTTGGAGGATGAG GTTCAAGCCCGGATGAAAGAATTGACTGAAGAGAAAAAGCGAAGTGACGTTTTACTATACAGAATGTTGCCTAA ACAagtggctgaaaaattgaaacttggGCAATCAGTAGAACCTGAAACATTTGACTGTGTCACCATCTTCTTTTCCGATGTCGTATCATTTACGACATTAGCCTCAAGATGCACTCCACTTCAAGTAGTTAATCTTTTGAATGACTTGTACACAACTTTCGATGCAATCATTGAACAACATGACGTTTACAAG GTAGAAACAATTGGTGATGGATATTTATGTGTCTCCGGTTTACCACATCGTAACGGAAATGAACACGCAAAAGAAATTTCATCAATGTCCTTCTCCCTTTTGAAAGCCATAAAAACATTCCGTGTACCCCATTTGCCAAAGGAACGAATAAACATTCGTGTTGGATTACATACAGGACCAGTCGTAACAGGAGTTGTTGGAATGACTATGCCTAGATACTGTTTGTTTGGGGATTCCGTTAATACTGCAAGTAGGATGGAAAGTAATGGAAAAC CTGGTCGAGTGCATATAAGTACAGAATGCATGAAGTTCCTAACAGAAGTTATAGGTGGTTATCAAACAGAGCCAAGAGGAGAAGTGATTGTCAAA ggaaaaggTGCAGTTCAAACGCATTGGTTATTGACAGATGATGAAATAGAGGCGAAGGAGAATGGAGAATCTATCTAA
- the gcy-22 gene encoding Receptor-type guanylate cyclase gcy-22 (Confirmed by transcript evidence), producing MSFISKCFICLLFSTYFLPPVNSAVLQVGFLAANDNTTELAPFIGWGQVAGALGVAWSRIVEYGLLPGYETMNLTWVLTNCREADAVGSVINYAEGHAHVVLGPPCVRPAQVAGSVAKYLDFPLILWGPPFDSSLLNQFEYPTIASTTSSTLYQATSLIRLLEYYKWTEIALIYYVARSDLIPRCTPLISDFEGLVNNNDNLTITYRRQMSVITNTSYATALRNLKELARVVIVCLESDEARRNLMISISENGMDGDEYVYIMAESRRAGFASSFWNGTDGKNDLALRAARKFLVMDNQKYNDTTTFVQEVRAAFSRPPFSCPNCTNIDPTVSQVGPLGDALLLYAYALNRSIATGNPNPTGTEFCEVAKGMEFLGFTGKVIINQNSTRTPLFVVYNLDSTDKEMIVMQITEDLDDSKDPVASSVNYYITLVATPAQIWDTWGGTVPLSTPICGFTGTDCPKSFTDQYLAIILGCTAAALVLIIAVISTIVFLVRSKRQEEERLNQLWQVHFSSLVKPPQKNTMHSSRSLQSTVTTSTKVTINSKKDTERHSFYFLNNDSVVARKHNFRATFTKNDRAMFRKMRNVDNDNLCKFIGLSLDSPTLISIWRYCSRGSLQDVIAKGSLQMDWFFKYSLMRDVADAIYYLHHSPIGPHGWLSSSTCLVDERWQVKVSFFGLSAIKQYEVKEQRDFLHTAPEHIRDTNLPITKEMDIYSFAIICSELITKKSAWDLENETFDIEELVYKIKKGGRSPPRPSLETEDEHNGSMSLLVRDCWNENPDQRPTSEQIKTLMKSMNHNRSSNLMDHVFNVLEQYASNLEDEVQARMKELTEEKKRSDVLLYRMLPKQVAEKLKLGQSVEPETFDCVTIFFSDVVSFTTLASRCTPLQVVNLLNDLYTTFDAIIEQHDVYKVETIGDGYLCVSGLPHRNGNEHAKEISSMSFSLLKAIKTFRVPHLPKERINIRVGLHTGPVVTGVVGMTMPRYCLFGDSVNTASRMESNGKPGRVHISTECMKFLTEVIGGYQTEPRGEVIVKGKGAVQTHWLLTDDEIEAKENGESI from the exons ATGAGTTtcatatcaaaatgttttatttgccTGTTATTCTCAACATATTTTCTACCTCCTGTGAACTCAGCTGTCCTTCAAGTTGGATTTCTAGCCGCAAACGATAATACGACGGAATTGGCTCCATTTATTGGATGGGGACAGGTCGCTGGAGCGCTCGGAGTTGCATGGAGCAGAATTGTTGAATATGGACTTTTACCAGGATATGAAACTATGAA cctaACATGGGTGTTAACTAACTGTCGAGAAGCGGATGCAGTTGGGTCAGTCATCAATTATGCGGAGGGTCATGCTCATGTAGTGCTAGGACCCCCATGTGTTAGAC ctgCGCAAGTTGCCGGGTCTGTAGCGAAATATCTGGACTTTCCTTTGATATTGTGGGGCCCACCGTTTGATTCAAGTCTTTTAAATCAGTTCGAGTATCCAACAATTGCATCAACCACATCGAGCACTTTGta CCAAGCGACGTCTTTGATACGACTGCTCGAGTACTATAAATGGACGGAAATTGCGTTGATCTACTACGTGGCAAGATCAGATCTTATTCCTCGCTGTACGCCGTTGATATCTGATTTCGAGGGACTGGTCAATAATAACGATAACCTAACAATCACATACAGAAGGCAAATGAGCGTGATTACCAACACAAGCTATGCAACTGCtctcagaaatttaaaagaattggCAAGAG ttgttATTGTCTGTTTGGAGTCTGATGAAGCCCGACGTAACCTTAtgatttcaatttctgaaaatggaatggACGGGGATGAGTATGTGTATATTATGGCAGAATCTAGACGAGCAGGATTTG CTTCGTCGTTTTGGAACGGAACCGATGGAAAAAACGATTTAGCACTTCGAGCCGCCCGAAAGTTCCTCGTGATGGATAACCAAAAATACAATGATACTACAACATTTGTGCAAGAAGTTCGAGCCGCCTTTTCTAGACCGCCATTTAGTTGTCCCAATTGTACAAATATAG atccAACGGTGTCACAAGTTGGACCATTAGGTGATGCTCTACTTCTCTATGCCTATGCATTGAATCGTTCCATAGCAACTGGAAACCCTAATCCAACGGGGACCGAATTTTGTGAAGTTGCGAAAGGAATGGAATTTTTAG GTTTCACTGGAAAGGTCATAATTAATCAGAATAGCACTCGTACCCCACTATTTGTTGTCTATAATTTGGACTCAACTGATAAGGAGATGATTGTGATGCAGATAACAGAAGATCTAGATGATTCGAAGGATCCGGTAGCCTCAAGCGTGAATTACTAT ATAACGTTGGTTGCTACACCTGCTCAAATTTGGGACACATGGGGTGGAACCGTGCCTCTTAGTACTCCAATCTGTGGTTTCACTGGAACAGATTGTCCAAAATCTTTCACTGACCAATATTTGGCAATTATTTTGGGATGTACTGCAGCTGCATTGGTTTTGATAATTGCTGTAATTTCTacaattgtatttttagtAAG atcaaaacgGCAAGAGGAGGAAAGACTGAATCAATTGTGGCAGGTTCACTTCTCCAGTTTAGTCAAACCCCCTCAAAAAAACACAATGCACAGCTCCCGAAGTCTTCAATCTACAGTGACCACAAGCACAAAAGTGACAATCAATTCAAAGAAAGACACAGAACGACAcagtttctattttttgaataatgatTCCGTTGTGGcaagaaaacataatttccGTGCAACTTTTACCAAAAATGACAGAGCTATGTTCAGAAAA ATGCGAAATGTGGACAATGACAACTTGTGTAAATTCATCGGGTTATCTCTTGACTCACCAACTTTGATTTCCATTTGGAGATATTGTTCAAGAGGATCACTTCAAGATGTTATAGCTAAGGGCTCACTTCAAATGGattggtttttcaaatattctctAATGCGTGACGTCGCAGATGCTATCTATTACCTTCATCACTCTCCAATTGGACCCCATGGCTGGTTGAGCTCTTCTACATGTTTAGTTGATGAAAGATGGCAG GTAAAAGTCAGTTTCTTTGGATTGTCCGCAATCAAACAGTATGAAGTGAAAGAACAAAGAGATTTTCTACATACGGCACCAGAGCACATTAGAGATACGAATTTACCTATCACAAAAGAAATGGATATCTACTCATTCGCGATAATTTGTTCTGAACTGATAACTAAGAAAAGCGCTTGGGATCTTGAGAACGAAACATTCGATATTGAGGAGTTggtttataaaattaaaaaaggagGCAGAAGCCCTCCAAGACCATCCTTGGAAACTGAAGATGAACACAATGGAAGCATGTCGTTACTGGTTAGAGATTGCTGGAACGAAAATCCTGATCAACGGCCAACAAGTGAACAAATCAAGACTTTAATGAAGAGTATGAATCATAACCGTTCGTCTAATTTGATGGATCACGTTTTCAATGTACTGGAACAATATGCATCTAATTTGGAGGATGAG GTTCAAGCCCGGATGAAAGAATTGACTGAAGAGAAAAAGCGAAGTGACGTTTTACTATACAGAATGTTGCCTAA ACAagtggctgaaaaattgaaacttggGCAATCAGTAGAACCTGAAACATTTGACTGTGTCACCATCTTCTTTTCCGATGTCGTATCATTTACGACATTAGCCTCAAGATGCACTCCACTTCAAGTAGTTAATCTTTTGAATGACTTGTACACAACTTTCGATGCAATCATTGAACAACATGACGTTTACAAG GTAGAAACAATTGGTGATGGATATTTATGTGTCTCCGGTTTACCACATCGTAACGGAAATGAACACGCAAAAGAAATTTCATCAATGTCCTTCTCCCTTTTGAAAGCCATAAAAACATTCCGTGTACCCCATTTGCCAAAGGAACGAATAAACATTCGTGTTGGATTACATACAGGACCAGTCGTAACAGGAGTTGTTGGAATGACTATGCCTAGATACTGTTTGTTTGGGGATTCCGTTAATACTGCAAGTAGGATGGAAAGTAATGGAAAAC CTGGTCGAGTGCATATAAGTACAGAATGCATGAAGTTCCTAACAGAAGTTATAGGTGGTTATCAAACAGAGCCAAGAGGAGAAGTGATTGTCAAA ggaaaaggTGCAGTTCAAACGCATTGGTTATTGACAGATGATGAAATAGAGGCGAAGGAGAATGGAGAATCTATCTAA